In Candidatus Delongbacteria bacterium, the DNA window GGCTGCAGGAGCGGCCCCCCGGCCTCGCCGACGCGGGCCTGGGCCTGGCCCTCTCCCTGGCCGCCCTCACCCGACCCAACGCCCTGCTGCTGGCGCCCCTGGCCGTGTTCCTGCTGCTGCGGATGGCCGAACCTGCGGGGCAACGGCTGCGCCGGCTGGCCTGGTGGAGCGTGGGCTGGCTCCCGCCGCTGCTGCTGGTGGCCGCGCTGAACGGTTGGCCGGGCTCCGGCGTGCTGGTGGCCAGCCAGGGCGGGGTCAACCTCTGGATCGGCAACAATCCCCAGGCGGACGGACGCAGCGCCGTGCTGCCGGGAACGGGCCACGCCTGGGAGCGCGCGGACGCCCGCGAACAGGCCCAGCGGCTGGCCGGCCGGACCCTCACGGCCGGGGAGGAGGATCGCCTCTTCCAGCGCGAAGCCCGGCGCTGGGTGCTGGAGCACCCCGTCGCCGCGGCGCGCCTGACCCTGCGCAAACTGGGCTGGCTGCTGGGCCCGGCGGAGCTGGGCAACAACACCAGTCCGCCCGTGCTGGCCGCGCGCCGGAGTTGGCTGGCCGGCCTGCTGGCGCTCTCCTGGTGGAGCCTGGCGCTGCCCGGCCTGCTGGGTCTGGCCCTGGGCCTGCCGCGCAACCGGGCCCTGCGCCACTGGCTGCTGGGCGCCCTGCTGCTCTACGCCGGCAGTTTCCTGCCCTTCTTCATCACCGGCCGCTTCCGTCTGCCCCTGCTGCCGCTGCTGGCCTTCCCGGCAGCCGAGCTGCTGGTGGAGCTCGGGCGCCGACTGCGCCGGGACTCCGCGGCGCCGCCCTGGCGGCCCGACCGCCTCAGGATGGGACTGGCCGGCCTCGTGGTGCTGGCGCTGGGCGCAGCCGGCTTGTTCGAGGCCCGGGCGCTGGACAGCGACGAGGCCCGATCCCAGGCGGGTTGGCAGCACTTCCAGCTGGGCAACGCCTGGCTGCGGCTGGGGGCCGAGGATTCGGCCCGGGTGGCCTACGAACGGGCGCTGGCGGCCTGGCCCGCCCTGCCGGAGGTGCGCCTGAACCTGGGCCTGTTGGCGCGCGCGCAACATCCCGCCCGGGCGGAGAGCCTGTTCCGGGCGGAACTGGAGCTGGATCCGCGCAGCGCCAAGGCCTGGAACAACCTGGGCACCCTGCGCCAGGGGCTGGGCGATCTGCCCGGAGCGCGCGCCTGCTACCGGGAAGCGTTGCGGCTGCGGCCGGGCCTGCAGGACGCGGCCTGGAATCTGGGGCTGGTGGAATGCCAACTGGGATTGGCGGCGGCGGCGCGAGGCGAGCGGGCGGCGGCGGAGCAGGCCTGGCGCGCGGCTTGGGCCACGCCGTATCGGGGCCGGGGATTGAGCCGGTTGCGGCAGACCCTGGACGGGCTGCCCGAGTCGCCGTGAACGGCTCAGCGCGGGGCGTGCAGCAAGTCCGGAGGGCAATGGGGGATGTTTGGAGATGAATGACCGTCATTCTGGACAGAAACTTCTGAATGGGGTCAAATCGTGGGAATTGCAGGGGAACCTGAATGGACGATTTTTCTGTTCAGCCGCCGCTCCCCAACGCCTTTGGGCGGGTGGGGGGAGGTGGGAGGGCTCGTGTGTTCACTTAACTGGATTAGTTGAACCGCCGCCACCACCCGGACTTGGCACGGATAGATCCGACAAGGCCGCCAGACTTTCCAGCCCCGCCGCCTCGCAGACCCGGCCCGCCGCCTCCGCCGCCAGCGCCAGCGCCTCCTCCACCTTCCAGCCCTGACCGAGAGTGGCCAGCAGCGCGGCCCCCAGCACATCTCCGCAGCCCGTGGTGTCCACCACCCGGTCCAGCGGCCAGGCCGCCTGGCGGCGGCAACCGCCCGCATCTGAGTAGAGGAATCCCCGCGCCCCATCGCTGACCACCACCCGCCGGCAGCCCGCCTTGCGCAGGCGCAGGCAGAGGTCCGCCGCGTCCTCCAGCCGCCGGGGCGGTCGCGGCGTCAACGAGGCGCACTCGGCCAGGGTCAATTGGAGCAGGTCCAGCCCCTCCACCCAGGCGAAGGCTTGGGGCACCTGGCGCAGCCGTCGCGGGCGATCCTCTTCCCAGTCCAGGCTCAGGGAGTGCCAGTCCAGCTGCAGCCAACCCTTCGGGTGGACCCGGCGCCAGTCGCGCACCAGCGCGCGCCAGGTCTCCAGTTCCAGGTCCCGGCCGGATGTGCAATTGAGCAGCAGATGCGGACAGCTCAGGGCGGGTTCCAGCGCCTCCCGGGGCAGGGGCGGCACGCGCAGCCAGGCGGTTTCCGGCTTGGCCTCCGTCCGGCAGTCCAGAGTGACCTGATTGCCCGGCTCCGGCCAGCGCAGCAGGCCCTCCGGGGCGACGCCCGGCTGGGCCAGCAAGGGGCGGAAGGGCTCCGCGTCCGGTTCCGACAACCAGGCCAGCGGCAGCAGGGTCGCGCCGGGCAGCAGACAACGCAGGGCCAGCAGGCTGTAGGCCAGCCCGCCCGCCGAGACCAGGACGCGTTCCTCCCCTTCCACCTGCAGCAGCAGGCGGTCCAGGTTGAAGGTGCCGATCAGGCCGACGCGGAGCGGGGCCGGCTCAGCGGGTCTCGTCTTCGTCCCCGTCCTCGCTCCAGTCCTCGTCCTCGTCCGGATCGAGTTCCTCCTCCTCGGGGTCGAAGGGCTCGTCCGAGTCCGGATCCCAGATCAGCGGTCCGTCCTCCTCCTCGCCCTCCTCGTCCTCGTCCGGATCCAGGCCCCGGGGGCCGCGGGGCTCCAGCGCACCATCCTGATCCAGCTCGTAGTCGTCGTCCTCGATGTCCCGGTTGCGCGCATCCTCGGCCAGCATGCGTTCCGTCTTCATCACCTCGTCCTCCGGCGGAATGGGTCCAAAGGCTTCCAAAAATTCGCGGCGGCGGCGGAAATCCAGCCGCACGGGCACGCCGCGCAGGTCGAAGGCCCCGCGCAGGCGGTTCTCCAGGAAGCGGGCGTAATGCGAGTCCAGGGCTTCCGGGAAATTGCACTGGAAGACGAGCCAGGGCGGATTGTCCCGCACTTGGCGCACGCCTTCGATGCGTACCCAGCGCCCGCCGTGGGAGGCGGGCGGATGCTTGATCACCTCGGGCAGCAGCACGGCCTCCAGCTCGGAGCGCAAGAGGTGCCGGTGGTGGCGTTGGTGGATCTCCCAGGCCAGGTCAAGGATCCGGCGCGCGCGCAGCCCGGTGAGCGCCGAGATGAAGACCACCTCCACCCAGGAGAGGGTGGGGATCTGATCGCGGATGCGCCGCTCCTTGTCGCGGGCGCTGTTGGTCGCCTTGTCCGGCACCAGGTCCCACTTGTTCACCGCGATCAGCACGCCCTTGCGCGCCGTGATGGCCTCCTCCAGCACTTGGACGTCCTGGTGCGTCAGGCCCTCTTCGGCGTCCACCAGCAGCACGCAGACGTCGGCGCTGTCGATGGCCGCCTGGCTGCGCAGGCTGGCGTAGAACTCCACGTTTTCGCGGATCCGCGTGCGCCGGCGCAGGCCGGCCGTGTCCACCAGCACGTAGCGCAACCCCTTGTAGGGCAGCAGGCTGTCAATGGAATCCCGCGTGGTGCCGGCCACGGGTGTGACCATCACGCGCTCCTCGCCCAGCAGGCGGTTCACCAGGCTGGACTTGCCCACGTTGGGCCGGCCGATGATTGCCACGCGCAGGTCGCCGTCCAGGCCCGACCCGCCGCGCTCCGGCAAGAGGGCCACCACCCGGTCCAGCAGGTCGCCGCTCAAGCGCCCGCTGATGGCCGAGACCGGCAGCGGTTCGTCCAGGCCCAGCTTCCAGAACTCCGCCGCCTCCAGCTCCAGGCGCTCGTTGTCGGCCTTGTTCACCACCAAGAGGGCGGGCTTGCCCGTGTCCCGGATCATCCGGGCCAGCACCTGGTCGGTCTCCGTGGCGCCGGTCTTGGCGTCCACCACCAGCAGCACCAGGTCGGACTCCGCCAGCCCCACCTCCACCTGCTCGCGGATGGCCACGTTGAACATGTCGTGGCCCTCGGGCACGAAGCCGCCCGTGTCCATCAACATGAACTCGCGGTGCCCCCACTGGACCTCGGCGTAGTGCCGGTCGCGGGTCACCCCCGGCTGGTCGTCCACGATGGCCTTGCGGGTCTTGGCCAGCCGGTTGAAGAGCGTGGACTTGCCCACGTTGGGACGGCCGACCACGGCGACGATGGGTTTGTGAGACATGCCTGCCTTGTTGTTTGCGGCCGGAGGGCGTCCGACCGGCGGATGATCCGTGCGGACGCGGCGCCGGACCAGGTCCGGCGGCAGCGTCGCGGGGTCCAAGGTAAGGAGAGCGTCCAAACCCTGCGCCCATCCCCGCTCTACGTGGTTCCAAAGTTTTTTCCCGCCGGCCGGCATTTTTCCGTGAATCGCCTTGCGCGGTTCCGCCGCAAGTGATACTCTTGGCCTGTCCTTCGGGCAATAGCAAAAACAGCACCCCAACAGCACGGCATTTTGGAGAACGACGTTTCCTCGCCACGGCGAGTGACCATAAGCTCCTTCTTTTACTGCTTTACATCCCCACAAAGCAGGTTTTAGGGCACAATCGGAAGGGCTGACCCACCCAGGTCGGCCCTTTCGACTTTTTAGCCCGCTCCTCCTCCGTCCGCTCCCACGCTCCCGGACGAATCACCGCCTGCCCGCGTTGCCCGCTCCGCTGGTCTCCACCTCCCCCCAGCATGAAAAAACCCGCCGCAGCGGGTTGGGAATTCCAGTCGGGCAGCCGCTCAGCTGACCTGCTCCAGCTCTTCGTCCGGCCGGGCCACCAGATAGAAGCGCCCGATCTCCACCTGGAAGCGCTCGCCCTCCTCGCCCACCACCTCGTACCAGCCCTCCATGGTCCCGAAGGTGCAGGACAGCGGGCAGAAGCTGCTGTACTCGAAATCCATCCCCGGCTCGAGGACGGGCTGCTCGCCCACGACGCCCAGGCCGTCCACCACGTCGCGGTTGCCGTCCGTGTCGATGATCAGCCAATGGCGCGCGGCCACCATCACGGTGCGGGGGGACTCGTTGCGGATGCGGATGCGGTAGGAATAGACGTAGTGGTCGTTCTCGGGTTCGGAGTAGTGCGGCAGATACTGGGGCTCGGCCACGACCCGGATCTGCCGGGTCACCCGCTCGGAGGCCGTGTTGCTGGGCATGGCGAGATCCTTTCCGCACCGGTCGCTGGCGGTCTGCGGTGCGGCGAAAGGAACGCAGGCGCGGGCGGCAATCCAAGGCCCCGCCCTGTTTTTGTTCAGACAGCCCCCGCCAAGCCTAATAGAGCAGGCTGGCGCTCAGCAGGTGCGTGCCCTGCAGGCGCTGCTGGGAGGTCCAGGCGTAGTCCAGCACCAGGCGCTGGCGGTCCGGCAGGGGCAGCACGAAACCCACGCCCAGCGCGGCCTGCTCCAGGTCCCGGCGGAAGTAGCGGCCCACCCGCAAGTAGAGCTGTTCGCGCCAGGCGTACTCCAGCCCGGCCCGCAGGTTCTCGCGCCCGTCGTTGGGATGCTCGGCCTGCAACAGGCCCAGCACGCGCTGCTCGCCCCGGCTCCAGAGGCGGTCGGAGAGCGCCACGCGGAACAAGAGGGGCAGCGCGAACTCCTCCACGTCCAGCTGCGCCGGACGGCCGTCGGCGCTGGGGAGCAGCAGATCCTCGCCCGCCAGGCTCAGGCGCGGCCCGAAGTTGGAGAGGGCCATGCCCAGCCGCAGGTCGCGCCAGCCGGTCTCCAACAGCAGGCCCAGGTCCAGGGCCGGACCTTCGGCCTTCTCCCGGTGCAGCTCCTGGCGGATCCAGCGCACGGTCCCGCCCACGGAGAGCCGGTCGGTCAGCCGGGTGGAGAGCCCCAGCTCGAGGCTCAGGTCGCGGTAGGCGTAGCTCGCACCCGTGCCCTCGGGCTGCTCCAGGGTGGTGATCTCCTGCTCGGGCACCGTCAGCCAGTTGGCCCCGGCCAGCAGCGCGCTCTTCTCGGACAGCGGCCAGCTGGCCTGGAGCAGGCCGTGGCGGATCTCGGCGAAGCGCCGCTCCTGGGACAGGCTGAGCGAGCGTTCCAGTCCGCCCGCCGGGCCGGCGGGGTTGACGAAGGCGTTGCCCGGACCCGGCCAGCGGCCCTGGAAGGCGCCGGGCAGCGCGGCCGTGGCCCCGGCCAGACCGGCGGAACGCGCGTCTTGGACCAGTTTGAGAAAGGTCGCCCCCGAGGTGCCCGCGCGCCGGAAGGCCGACGCGGGCGGGCTCAGGGCCAGACCCAGCAGCAACAGGATGAAGAGCCGTCCTCGCATGGTGACCTCAGCGGATGATCAGGAAGCGGCCGGTCTGCTCGCGGCCGTGCTCGTCGCGCACGTGGAACACATAGAGCCCGTAGGCCACGTGCTGGCGGTCGGCATTGCGCAGGTCCCAGTCCAGCGTGTCGCGGGTGGGGTCGGCGTGCTCCAGCGTGCGCACCCAGTCCCCGGCCGGCGTGTAGATGCGGATCGTGCAGCGGCCGGGCAGGCCCGTGAACTGCAGCCGGTGGCCGCCCGTCCCGGCCTCGCCGGCGTGGCTGGCCACGTAGGGATCGGGCACCGTGCGCACGCGCAGGGCCGGGGCCTGGGCCTGCCGGGCGGGGGGCGCGGTGTGGAAGCGGTAGCTCACGCCGGCGCGCAGCGGCTTGCGCGTCAGCACGGTGAACTGGTCGCCCGGATTGGGCGCCACGCCGCGCAGGGTGTCGCCCGCCGCGTCCTGCACCCAGTCGAAATTGTTGGTCTTGATCAGGATCTCGGAAGCGCAGGGGATGGCGTCGGAGTCGCGCAGCACCAGGGCGTCGGAGTAGGTCTCCCAGTTGGCGTGCTCGCGGCTGCCCGCCAGCCCGCCGGGAATGAGATCCCAGCCCAGCGGACTCAAGGTCTCCAGGTCGGGGAAGTAGAGGCGCAGATCCTCGGCCCAGACGTGGGTGGAGACGTCCAGCCACTCCTCCGAGTCCAGCGGCCGGCGCCAGGCGCGCAACGGCGCCGGGCTGGGCGGTCCGCTCAGCGTGGTGTCCTGACCCAGGTAGTAGTACAGGTAGACGGGCAGGTCCACCGTGTCGCCCGGCTCGCGCACCTCCAGGCGCCAGTCGTCCGCGCCCAGCACGTACTCGGGGTACTCGTTGACCAGCCCGGTGCGGTCGTCCATCCACCAATCGAAGGTGCAGGGGCTGCCGACGTTCCAGCCCAGCGCGGCGGCGCCCGGCGTCACATCCTCGATCACCAGCCGGAACCCGTCCACCTGGGGCAGGGGCGGATCGCCGGCCGCGGGGACGCGCAGGTCGCGCAGCAGCGTGTCCCCCGTGCTCTCGCAGACCAGCTGGAAGCGCGGCACGGAGTCCCCCGCCGCGGGTGCGGCGAAGTCCAGGCGCCAGTCCGCCGCGCGCTGCAGCCAGGGATCCAGCAGGTCCAGGCCCACCCGGGCGTCGCAGAGCCGCCCGCCCGTGGGCAGCAGCCACTGCACGTCCTCCGGCAGGGGCTCCAGGTCCGAGGCCGGCGCGCCGGGCCGCAGCACCACGGTGTGCGAATCCTCCGCCGAGCGGCCCAGCGGGTTCTCGATGGAGGGCACGTGCACGTCCTCGGCGTCGTCCTCGCGTCCGGTGGTGTAGGCCGTGACACAATACCAGGTCTCCAGGCCCTCCGTCCGGCCCGGGTCCGTGTAGGAGTAGGCCAGCCCGCTGTCGCGGCCCAGGAAGGTGAAGCCGTTGGGATCCTCGCCCTGGATGCCGTCCACCTTGTCGAAGGTGGCCAGGGGCGCCCAGGCCACGCGCCGCCCGCGGGAGTCGGTGATGGGGTCGCCCCAGCTCTGGCCGCCGTCCAGACTGCGGTAGACGCGATAGCCCTCGAAGTCGGCGGCACTCTCGCTGGGGTCGGCGCCCCACCAGAGGCGGGCCCCGCCGGGCAGGGCGCGGCCGCCCAGCTCGGGCTGGGGCGGGGCGCCCGGGCCGGAGTAGCGCGTGCGCCAGTACATGTCCCAGGCGTCCGCCAGGTTCGCGCGCAGGTCCGCCAGGTCCGGCTGGCCGGGCGTCGCGCCGCCCTCCCCCAGCACGGCCGCGCAGGCGCTGACCACGCTGTCGCCGGGGTCCAGGCTGAAGGGTCCGCTCATCACCAGG includes these proteins:
- the apaG gene encoding Co2+/Mg2+ efflux protein ApaG, whose product is MPSNTASERVTRQIRVVAEPQYLPHYSEPENDHYVYSYRIRIRNESPRTVMVAARHWLIIDTDGNRDVVDGLGVVGEQPVLEPGMDFEYSSFCPLSCTFGTMEGWYEVVGEEGERFQVEIGRFYLVARPDEELEQVS
- a CDS encoding tetratricopeptide repeat protein; this encodes MTTESRPRWIAALLILVAVLLRVDWHLAFRELPLYFSPAIDEALHWDWAQRLAAGLGSPERPYFRAPLYPWWLGLLQRGELGLAGLRWAGSLLGLGSLLLMAWMGARWLGRGAALWLLALGGLSGAWIYYEPQLLLEHQVLFLLLTATLAWLGLQERPPGLADAGLGLALSLAALTRPNALLLAPLAVFLLLRMAEPAGQRLRRLAWWSVGWLPPLLLVAALNGWPGSGVLVASQGGVNLWIGNNPQADGRSAVLPGTGHAWERADAREQAQRLAGRTLTAGEEDRLFQREARRWVLEHPVAAARLTLRKLGWLLGPAELGNNTSPPVLAARRSWLAGLLALSWWSLALPGLLGLALGLPRNRALRHWLLGALLLYAGSFLPFFITGRFRLPLLPLLAFPAAELLVELGRRLRRDSAAPPWRPDRLRMGLAGLVVLALGAAGLFEARALDSDEARSQAGWQHFQLGNAWLRLGAEDSARVAYERALAAWPALPEVRLNLGLLARAQHPARAESLFRAELELDPRSAKAWNNLGTLRQGLGDLPGARACYREALRLRPGLQDAAWNLGLVECQLGLAAAARGERAAAEQAWRAAWATPYRGRGLSRLRQTLDGLPESP
- a CDS encoding carbohydrate kinase family protein, with translation MEGEERVLVSAGGLAYSLLALRCLLPGATLLPLAWLSEPDAEPFRPLLAQPGVAPEGLLRWPEPGNQVTLDCRTEAKPETAWLRVPPLPREALEPALSCPHLLLNCTSGRDLELETWRALVRDWRRVHPKGWLQLDWHSLSLDWEEDRPRRLRQVPQAFAWVEGLDLLQLTLAECASLTPRPPRRLEDAADLCLRLRKAGCRRVVVSDGARGFLYSDAGGCRRQAAWPLDRVVDTTGCGDVLGAALLATLGQGWKVEEALALAAEAAGRVCEAAGLESLAALSDLSVPSPGGGGGSTNPVK
- the der gene encoding ribosome biogenesis GTPase Der; this encodes MSHKPIVAVVGRPNVGKSTLFNRLAKTRKAIVDDQPGVTRDRHYAEVQWGHREFMLMDTGGFVPEGHDMFNVAIREQVEVGLAESDLVLLVVDAKTGATETDQVLARMIRDTGKPALLVVNKADNERLELEAAEFWKLGLDEPLPVSAISGRLSGDLLDRVVALLPERGGSGLDGDLRVAIIGRPNVGKSSLVNRLLGEERVMVTPVAGTTRDSIDSLLPYKGLRYVLVDTAGLRRRTRIRENVEFYASLRSQAAIDSADVCVLLVDAEEGLTHQDVQVLEEAITARKGVLIAVNKWDLVPDKATNSARDKERRIRDQIPTLSWVEVVFISALTGLRARRILDLAWEIHQRHHRHLLRSELEAVLLPEVIKHPPASHGGRWVRIEGVRQVRDNPPWLVFQCNFPEALDSHYARFLENRLRGAFDLRGVPVRLDFRRRREFLEAFGPIPPEDEVMKTERMLAEDARNRDIEDDDYELDQDGALEPRGPRGLDPDEDEEGEEEDGPLIWDPDSDEPFDPEEEELDPDEDEDWSEDGDEDETR
- a CDS encoding PorV/PorQ family protein; its protein translation is MRGRLFILLLLGLALSPPASAFRRAGTSGATFLKLVQDARSAGLAGATAALPGAFQGRWPGPGNAFVNPAGPAGGLERSLSLSQERRFAEIRHGLLQASWPLSEKSALLAGANWLTVPEQEITTLEQPEGTGASYAYRDLSLELGLSTRLTDRLSVGGTVRWIRQELHREKAEGPALDLGLLLETGWRDLRLGMALSNFGPRLSLAGEDLLLPSADGRPAQLDVEEFALPLLFRVALSDRLWSRGEQRVLGLLQAEHPNDGRENLRAGLEYAWREQLYLRVGRYFRRDLEQAALGVGFVLPLPDRQRLVLDYAWTSQQRLQGTHLLSASLLY